GATCACAGACAAATACTTGTAAGTAGATATATCCTCAAGTTCTTGTGGATGGAATTTATACTTTAgactaataattaatactaaTCCAATATGTTTTCCACATTCAGAGGAATACATTTATGTTTCTTCTTTACGAATGATATTTTTTGGGCATTTCTAATAATATCAAGTTTTATTCCTATTTTGACATTTCTAATTTCTGAAATTTTAGTCCCGATTAGATATATTTTCCTTACTATTATTTATGTTACCTCATCTCCATTTCATTATATTGAGATTCACCTTATAGTAAGAAGTCAAAAACATTCTTCAGTTTTGATTATTGACTGGCATTTCATGGCATCACATTATGATTTGgtcaaaatattttacttatagATATCAATGAGGCTATCCCTTCATCCATGGTTATTCTTAGTGAATTTGATaggatgctatttttttttttactatggcTTTGGTGTTATTCTTAGAAATAGGGTGAGAAGGGCCTTTCTAGTAAAACATTGAATTAACTTTGTATATAGGTTCCTCTTAATTTAGACTGAATTTTGACCAAATCCTTTGAGAAACTTTCAAATAGATGTTTGAAGACTGAAGTAAATGTCGCAGTTGGCAAATCCTGTTTATAATTTCTTGTGCTTCTTTTAAATGGATCATTAGAGTTCAATGCTGTCagttgttttttagttttttacatCCTTCAGAATATTTTCAGCAGTAATCCatgctttaattaatttttaaggttTGTTGTGTTACCAAATAATTTACCAGTGTGCAGATGCTCGTTATTCCTAAAGTTGGTCCATGGAGTCTCCgtctatttaaaaatgtttcttATTTCTCCTTTACATCtcgtttattcttattttttttcattcttttttcttatggTGGAGAATTTCTTATCTCTGGCACAAGATTTTCTTGATTACCAATTTTTAACTGTTGGAGATGCAATCTTTACAAGAATATTCTTCTTGGCCTTTTCAATAGTTGACGGTTTAAGAAAGCGGGCTCTCTATAGGGTCGTATTGCACTAACCAAGCATCAATTCTTTGGATTTCTTATATGATGTTTTTGTTAGAGATACGATTAGTTAGCTATTAGTAGTATTATTTAGTTACTTTCCTAATCTCAGTGTAAATCATGTAAATGTGCCTACGCATAGGCGATTTCAAGGCCCGGCTACCCTGGGCAATTGCCCAGGCTCTGGCCCAAATTCATATCAGAAAACACCACTTCTTCGGGGTCCCCAATTTTATTGAGAAAAGCAGGACAAGACACACATGAGAATGTGTAGTTGataacagagaaagagagagagagagaaagtatgGATCTAAGAACGAAGGGGTTTGAAGGAAGTGAGATTCCTGAAATGGAGCCAAGGCTTCTCCAGCACGGTGGCTTGGTAACTGGCCGTGGTGGATCCATTCTTGACCTTGAGGACCAGGCGGTAGTTGGTGCCGGCCACGACCTGAGTCTCGCCCTTTGATACCTTGACCAGCGTCAGCTTTGCCCCAGAACGCTTGTCGTACTCGCTCACCGCGTAGTTCGCGATCTCCGCCACGTGGCTGTCGTTCACGTCCTTGATGGGGCTCCAGCCGCCCAGCGCAGATTCCGACCGCCGGGCAGCGTAGGAGACCAAGACGAGGGAGAGGAGAAGGAGACAGTGGTGTCTCATTTTGAATCAAACGCTGGATCCTAAATTTGTGTCGCAAGGGATGGGGCTGGTTGTTGCTGCTATTTATAGCATTGGAAAAACGCGGTTAACGGGCTTGTCCTGAGTATTCTCGTTTGGGCTAGCGCATGTTTGCCCTTCTGCTTCCTAGATATTGCGGCTGAAACACGCGTTCCTGTCCTCGcttttttaaaacgttaaatAGTGTGTTAAGGAATCAAAGCTGGtaacaatttataatataaaaaacatagcTGCATGTCAATCTCTAATTAAATCCTACAAATATTAAGGTGAGTGGGTGATTTTCTCAAAGCTTAAAACGATAGAATTCCTTTCAACCAAATGATTTTCTCAAAGCATTTGTTTACTAGAACAGAGATTGTAGGCAATTCACCCAGTGATGGCATGAGAAGAGACAGCACAACAATCCCAACAACTTTGAGTGGTACGCCAACTTTGAACATGTCTTTAATTTCTATGTGTCCAGTGGCAAAGCCAACTACATTTGATGGTGTTGAAGTTGGAAGCCAGAAAGCAAACTCGGTTGCTATTCCTCCAGGGATTATAAGAATAAGAGGGTGCACATGCATAGTTCCTGCTATGTGATAAAGAAGTGGGACAAGAAGGGTGGCAGTAGCAGCATTAGAGGTGATGAACTCAGTAACAATGCTACATATTAGACTAACAACAGTAACGGTGAATTtgctatctttaaatttttgcccaggctttataatttttctggCTCCGCCACTGTGCCTACGTAATCAACTTTACTcactaacaataaaaaaatttagtcttTTTACAATTTTCTCTTCATCCTCTCTCATGATCAGCCATGTTtcagttttttaaattaattaattaccttgCACAATAATTAATCTGATGAGATAGCTCATGCCCAACCAGTGGAAACTGCTCCAGCTCGAATTCCTCCTATGCCATTGGATGGCTCGGAAGAACCCATATATGTGAATTCAAAGCAGGACCATGCTATTCTGAGGCGAAGACAGTGTCGAGCAAAACTCGAAGCACTTAACAAACCCATCAAGGATCGGAAAGTAAGTGTGTTTAtcatattttctctcttttctccaaGAACAATGTCTGTTAAACCACACAAATAACATAGTTCTGCAGCCGTATCTTCACGAGTCGCGCCATCTACACGCGTTGAAGAGAGCTAGAGGCGCTGGTGGACGCTTTCTCAATACTAAAAAACCCTTAAAATCAAATCATACACGCGGGAATattgcaaaatttaaaatgcatCACATGAAAACTATAGAGATGGTGCTGATGATGTCTCATATGCATCTAACAGTGATGCAAGAAATATTGATCCAATCCAAACTATGGACACTTGGTTCGGTTGCAAATTTAAGATCCATCATTGTTGATCTTCCAAGAtctcaagaataaaaaaataaaaaatatggataAGATGAACAAAACGACGCTATGATCCACGGGGAATCGATAAGTCGAAAGAGGATTCACCACAAAGGAATAATTTCCTTGATAGATTTTCAgtcaaaaaccaaaaaagagccTAAATTCTCTCTAAGCATgagtttaatttcaattatgtcAAAGgttttttacaattaaaaatttctgATTATTTATAGAACTAGGCTTAAGAAGATAACTAAGTCTCTAATaaagtatatttatataaagttCAAGCCCattacacaaataaataaaaattaaaaaatttcataaattcaCGTTAAAGGTGTGTGTTAAGCTTGACAGTTCACATTAAGTCCTCATACTAAATCATACCATTCGCACTAAGCCCAATTTCTCATCGGATTGAAATTAGGCTAAACTGGACAGCTCGTACTAAGCCCAGGTGTACTTGTTTAGTAATCTTCAACTTACTCCAATTCAACTCCTTATGATTTTCTCCTTCCATACCTTTAATGAGTAATCCATCCTTAACCATCTCTTTTCATAAAAGCTTGACTCTAGAGTTTGTCTCCTTTCAACTCATGAAGGGTTTCTAGATCCTTATGTTCTTTGAATAGTCCTGTATGGTAGTGGTaccactcatcaccctctatTTGTCTACATGTGACTAAACTGGCTTGTTGTCGGGCACATCACTTTGCTTGTGTTGTGTTCCATTGGAAAGACATCCTTGactcatatttattattacagtaatagtgtttattttgattttcctCCACATCGGCATTAGCCTATTGTATGGCAAAATCACCATTCTGGGTtacttttagaaattatttaccAGAATGGG
The nucleotide sequence above comes from Glycine soja cultivar W05 chromosome 11, ASM419377v2, whole genome shotgun sequence. Encoded proteins:
- the LOC114376487 gene encoding cysteine proteinase inhibitor 1-like; protein product: MRHHCLLLLSLVLVSYAARRSESALGGWSPIKDVNDSHVAEIANYAVSEYDKRSGAKLTLVKVSKGETQVVAGTNYRLVLKVKNGSTTASYQATVLEKPWLHFRNLTSFKPLRS